DNA sequence from the Butyricimonas faecalis genome:
GAATACCTGGATGCCGATTCGGAAGCGACACGCGTTGTCCGCATCATCCGCAATGCGGAACCGGCAGGAAACGCTTCCTTCGGGCTGATGCTGACATTGGAAGAACCGGTCGGATACCCGGAGCGCCTGCTGGTATCGTTCAAGGTCAGGTCTTCCAAAACATCAGGTTCCGTACCGATCCGGTTCGGCTATACGAACCGTGAAAAGACGGATGCGGAAGATGAAATCTCCATCGGCCGGGAATGGAAGTACAAGTTATGGGTCATCACCGTGGATTACCCGGCACAGTACAGCCGGAGCCTGTTTCTTGAGCTGACATCAAGCCTGGCCTCCGAGGGGGACTGGTGCGAGGCCGCCGACCTGAACATTGTCCGTCTTGCCTCCGTATCCGCTTTCAGCGAGGCGAGCAAGGCCCGTGTGGGAAAGGTCAGCGGCATCATCGATCCGGTCTTCGGCATGTTGGATGGTTACGGGGCCTATTTCCAGAATCTCTATGCCACACGCAATGTCAATATAGCCGGCACGCTTACCGCGGGAGACGAGAACGGTTTTTCAAGCACGTTTTATGTGGGCAAAATCCACAAGAATGTCATACCCGACAGCCTGTCCTGCCGGTTCAGCCATTCGGAAGAGCTGGATGAAACATCTCCCGCCGGACTCGGGCGGTGTGTACGGATAGCCGGAGACAGTCTTCTTGGTGCGCAAAGTGCCGCCTGGCGGGAGGCTCATACAGGAGTCTGTTATTGTTTCTCAGTCTGGATAAAAGCGGAAGATACGGCAGCCATCCGGTTCTATCAAGATGAGCACCTTGTCGGTGATCGGACGGTGGCTGCCGGTAAAGGATGGGTCCGTTATAATGTCCCGTTCCTCATACGCGGGTCAGATTCCCCCGTCATGTATCTCGGCATTGCCGCTTCCGTCCCCCTGTCGTTGTCCGCCCCTCAATTGGAGGCCGGAAAGAACGTGACCCCCTATCAGGCGACCGATGAAGCCTTGTCCTACACGGACGATTACGGTGCCTGGTTCAACAAGGGAGGTATCGGGGGTACCATACAGAATCCCCTGTTGCGGCTGAACGAAGACGGCTCGATCGCTTCACGGGACGGTTCTTTCGTCATCAATCCGGACGGGACGGGCCATTTCGCCTCGGGACGGTTCAAGTGGGGCAAGGATACCATCGAACTGCGCGGTGTGACCATCCGTTGGGAAGACCTCGATGAGGAGGCGCAGGAACTGCTCAAGCCCCGTTCCGTCTCCCTGACAGGCGGCACGGCGTTCCATTTCAAGGACGAGCTTTCAGGCGCATGCGAGCCGGAGAATATCCCGCTTGTGGCGACCGAATACAATTTCGAGCCGGAAAGCCGGCAGTGGGAATACCTTGCCGCTGACGGCATATGGAAAGATGCCGGATGCAATGCCGCCGTGTTTGAAATGACACCCTTGTTTCATGGCTGGGAAGGACGCGACGTGCTGACCCTCCGCTACACGGCAACATACCGTAATGAAAAAATCAGTGCGGCTCATACCTTTTTCAAACTTTACGACGGATTGCCCTCCTATACTGTTTATGTGGAGTCTGAAAACGGCACGACATTCCGCAACGGAATCGTCTCGACGGTACTCCGTGCCAGGGTATACAGGGGAGGCGAAGAAATCACGCCGCTCATTCCCGACGGCAATTTCCGCTGGATACGGACGAGCCGCGATACGGAGAACGACAGGATATGGAACGCCGCACCGCGTTACGGCAGGGAGATAGAGATAACCGGCGGGGACGTGTGGCGCAAAGCTGTTTTCGACTGTGAAGTGAATATATCAACAACATTACAATAAGCATATGGCAATTAAAGTAGCACGCGGACAAGTCACCATCATCGACCAGAATGATGCTGTCTCCTTACAGGCGTTTATCGGTTCCTCGCAACCGCTGACCCAGGTGTTCAACAAGGATACCGGCGCGTATGCCCCCTCGTGGGCGGCATCCCCGTACCTGATATTGACCCCTTCTCTGTTTGTCAGCGGCAAGGCGGCCGTAGACCAGATCTCATCCGTCGGCAACGCGGCGACATTGACAGCCGGTGTCAAGAGCGGTTCCGCCAAATGGTACAAGGACGGCACGGTCATAACTTCCGGACAGGACAGCTGTACGATCGGCGCCGCTTCCGCCAAATACGCCCTGACCGTCAAGGCCAACCACATGACCGTTTCCGCCCCGCAGGTACGGTATACTTTCGAGGCAATCTACATCGATGCCAACGGGCTGGAGATTCCTTTCCGTGCGGAGGTACAGTTCACCCAGCACCTGAACGCCGGAGCGATGATCGCCGCCGTGGCGTATGCACCCGACGGCATCGTATTCAAGAACGACGAGGTGGCGACGCTCAGGGCGCATTGCGACCTGTGGCGCGGAGCCTCTATCGACACGACGAACGTCACCTACGCGTGGGGCATCAAGGATTCGGCGGTATTCGCGGGCACGACACTGACAGCTGCCGCGGCAGCCGGAGCCACGACCATAACGGTCGCTTCGGTAATGAACATGGAGGCGGGAGGCAGGATAACCATAGGATCGGCACAGTACACCATTTCGGCAGTCAACGCCTCCACGAAGGTCGTGACGCTGACCTCCGCACTGAGTGCCGCAGCCGCATCGGGAGCCGCCGTTTCGTGTCCCTACTACAACTCCATGCTGGGTGCCGGCTGGGCATGCCTTACCTCGACCAATCCTCGGGGCGTGACGGCAGGCTGGACGACAAACGAAATCACGATTACGGCAGATGCCGTTCTCAACTTCGAGACCTTCAAGTGCGCCATCAAGGATACGGACACCTCGGCGGGCAACGCCTCGGCGAACAAGGTCGTCTGCGACATCATCTCCTTCACGGATATGTCCGACCCCATCACGGTTGATCTGGTCAGCCAGAAGGGGTTCACCATCAAGAACAACGGCAATGACGTGGATGCCAAAGCCGTGTTATACAGGGGCGGTGAGGAAATCGACACGGGCGGGACAGCTTATACCTATACATGGAAACTGTGGAACTCTGCCGGGACTTCCGTCGTGAAGACCTACACGGGAAAATCCATCACGGTCTCGAAAGCCGATGTGACGGGGAAAGGCGTGCTGATGTGCGAGGTATCGAAATAAACGACATGTCTTACAACGAATACGAGGGTGCCAAATACTTTTTGGGACACCCTCATTGCGTCTGACGTGTTTCCCGACAGGAAAGTCAGTCTCTTGGCATGGATTTCACGATCCCGCTCACGGGGTCGAATTGTACGGCGGCATTGTTGAACAGCCGCTCGATATGCCCGCTGCGGATCATTTCGGAGGTCGGCAGACAGTGAAGGACGGGCGTATCGATAAGGGCTATTCTGTCACTCAGCGAGAGGGCTATATCCAGTTCGTGAGTGGAGAACAGAATGCATTTGCCCTCAGCATGCGCTAACCGTGCGAGCAGGGAACACAATTCGTAACGGTTGGGCATGTCAAGAAACGAGGTCGGCTCGTCCAACAGGATGACGGGCGTTTCCTGAGCCAGAGCACGGGCTATCATAATGCGCTGGCATTCACCGTCCGACATCTTATCCATCGTGCGGCCGGCATACGCCTCCATTCCGACCGAAGAGAGCGACCGCATGACGATTTCCCTATCTTGAGGCTGCATGCGGCCGATCCAGTTGGTGTAAGGGGCGCGGCCGATAGCCACGACATCCTCGCACCGCAGGTTGGCGATGCGTGTGCGCTCGGTCGTGACAAATGCCAGTTGCCTTGCCTTCTCCGGAGTTCTCATGTTTGCGATACAATGTCCGTCGAGCAGGATTTTACCGCAATAATTATGATTCAGTCCGGCTATGGCACGGAGAAGTGTAGATTTCCCCGTGCCGTTCCTGCCAATAAGGGCAGTCAGCTGTCCTCTTTTGAAAGAGGCATCGACCTTATCGAGAAGCCTCTTCTCTGCGTAGCCTATGGAAAAATCGCACAGTTCTATCATACCGTCATCGATTTATTGCGTAAAACCACCCATACGACTATCGGGATTCCCAGCAGTGCGGTAATGGCATTTACGGGCAAAGTGAACATTTTGGAAACGATATCGCAAAGAAGCAATACCGCCGCCCCCGAGAGAAGGGTTCCCGGCAGGAGCACGCGGTGGTCGGCCTCGCGGAAGAGCATCCGCGCGACGTGAGGCATGGCAAGACCGATGAAGCCGATCGGGCCGCAGAAAGCCGTTACCGTGCCGGCCAGCAGCGTCGTCGAGAGAAACAGCAGACCGCGCGAACGGCGGATATTCAGTCCCATCGTTACGGCATATTCCTCGCCGAAGAGCAGGAGGTTGAGCGGTTTGATCGTCCATACGGCCAGCAGCAACCCGACGATGACCGACGGAAGGAGGATGGCGAGCTGCGGCACCGTCACGTCGCCGAGCGACCCCATCGTCCAGATGACGAACGCCTTTAACGCCTCCTCTTTGCTCAGATATTGCAATATCTGCACGACAGCGCTCACGCCTGACGAGAACATCATACCCAAAATCAATATCACCATAATGTCCTTTATGCGGTGTCCGACGGCAGCGATTACGAGCAGCACGACGGCCGCACCCAGCCAAGCCGCTCCGGCGATGCCTATCGACGAGCCGACGCCTGCCAGCACCACGAGCGCCACGCCGAGGCTTGCACCCGAGCTGATGCCCAGCACGTAGGGGCCGGCCAGCGGATTGCGGAACAATGTCTGCATCTGCAAGCCGCTGACCGATAGCGCCGCCCCGGCCAGCAGAGCCACAACCGCCTTTATCAGCCGTATGTTCAGTACGATTTTCGCCGTAGTCCGCGGGCAGTCGCCGCCCGTCAGGGCCGCCCATACGTCGCCGACGGGAATGCGAACCGCGCCCACAGCCAAATCCAACAGGAAGAGGCCGACCGTAAGCACGGACAACGCGGTGAACAGGATGACGGGGCGTGAACGCATCTATTTCAGTTGTTTGTAGTATACGAAATCTTCTTCGACCAACTCGGGGTGGAATATCTTCACGAGGTCGCGCAGAAGAAGGTCGGGATTCACGATGGCCGATTCGTAGTAGTCGTTGCCTCCGGCGGCATTGGTGCGGGCGTTGTTGTTATAGACATAGCCGTTTCGGACGCAGCGGGTATCGGCGAACTTCGGGCAGGCGGCTTTCAGTTCGTCGAGTGTGTTCGCCATGCCGACGTTCAGCCACATATCGGCCTCCGAAGCGAGCAGGTATGCCTCCTCCAAGTCGATAGGCGTCGAAGAGTTGCCCGTGTTCTTCTTGTAGATGTAGTCGCCTCCGGCGTCGGTAATCAGCCGCACGGCATAGTTTTCCGTCGAGGGCATGAACCACGAATCGCCGTAGGGCGTATTGAGCATGACCGACGGGGCATCGAGAACGGCACCGGACACTTTCTGTTTCAGCGCATTGTATCGGATCGGAATATCCGCGAATACCTTTTCGCCCTTCGCGCGTTTCCCGACGACCTCCGAAAGCGCCACCAGCCATTCGGCTTTGCCCAGCGGAGATTCTTCGAGATAATCGCCGACATACATGAACGGGATGCCGAGCTCCTTGAGTTTGCTCTCCATCGCACTGGCCCCGTTCACGCCGAAAAGCAGCACAAGGTCAGGGTCGAGCGACAACAGAAGTTCATAATTGATATTTCCCTCGTAACCCACGTCGCCGATGCTGTCGCGGCGTGCCTGAATGTCGGGATTGGAGATATAGTCGAGTCCCGAAACGCCGACCACACGTGCCGTCTCGCCGATGGCGTCGAGCATGGCGATATGGGTCGAGGACATCGCCACGATGCGCTGCGCATCCCCTTCGAGGACCTGCCCGTCGAAACCCTCGGGAACGGGTTCCCCGTTACGGGAGATGAACAACCGGGTGGTGACGCTATCCGCGCCCTGCCACGGATTCATGACGGAAACCAGCACGCTCTGTCTGCCGTCTGCTCTTTCAATCTTGAATCCCGAGGCATATTCGGGAGCGTAAAGCTGTTTGTTGAAATCGGCAAGTTGGGAACTCTTGCCACGACAGCCTGCAAATGCCAGCGCAAGCAGCACCATCAGGCTCAAATTCTTTAATACTTTCATATCATTACCTTATTTACGTTTACATTATTTTCTGCTTTTCCCGAATTTCGGGGT
Encoded proteins:
- a CDS encoding ABC transporter ATP-binding protein, coding for MIELCDFSIGYAEKRLLDKVDASFKRGQLTALIGRNGTGKSTLLRAIAGLNHNYCGKILLDGHCIANMRTPEKARQLAFVTTERTRIANLRCEDVVAIGRAPYTNWIGRMQPQDREIVMRSLSSVGMEAYAGRTMDKMSDGECQRIMIARALAQETPVILLDEPTSFLDMPNRYELCSLLARLAHAEGKCILFSTHELDIALSLSDRIALIDTPVLHCLPTSEMIRSGHIERLFNNAAVQFDPVSGIVKSMPRD
- a CDS encoding FecCD family ABC transporter permease; translated protein: MRSRPVILFTALSVLTVGLFLLDLAVGAVRIPVGDVWAALTGGDCPRTTAKIVLNIRLIKAVVALLAGAALSVSGLQMQTLFRNPLAGPYVLGISSGASLGVALVVLAGVGSSIGIAGAAWLGAAVVLLVIAAVGHRIKDIMVILILGMMFSSGVSAVVQILQYLSKEEALKAFVIWTMGSLGDVTVPQLAILLPSVIVGLLLAVWTIKPLNLLLFGEEYAVTMGLNIRRSRGLLFLSTTLLAGTVTAFCGPIGFIGLAMPHVARMLFREADHRVLLPGTLLSGAAVLLLCDIVSKMFTLPVNAITALLGIPIVVWVVLRNKSMTV
- a CDS encoding ABC transporter substrate-binding protein; translation: MKVLKNLSLMVLLALAFAGCRGKSSQLADFNKQLYAPEYASGFKIERADGRQSVLVSVMNPWQGADSVTTRLFISRNGEPVPEGFDGQVLEGDAQRIVAMSSTHIAMLDAIGETARVVGVSGLDYISNPDIQARRDSIGDVGYEGNINYELLLSLDPDLVLLFGVNGASAMESKLKELGIPFMYVGDYLEESPLGKAEWLVALSEVVGKRAKGEKVFADIPIRYNALKQKVSGAVLDAPSVMLNTPYGDSWFMPSTENYAVRLITDAGGDYIYKKNTGNSSTPIDLEEAYLLASEADMWLNVGMANTLDELKAACPKFADTRCVRNGYVYNNNARTNAAGGNDYYESAIVNPDLLLRDLVKIFHPELVEEDFVYYKQLK